In Roseicyclus marinus, the genomic window GGATAGCTCAGCCAGTCGTTCCAGAAGGTGGAGCCCGGCAGAACCTCGCGCGTGACGGTCATGCCGGCATCGCGCATCTGGGCTGCGACCGCGTCGCAGGTGAAGCGGCCCAGACCGTCATCGAGCGAGATGAGGGTCAGTTCCGTGTCGCCGTGGCCTGCCGCCTGAAGCCGGGCCATGGCCGCGGCCTTGTCCACGGTCATCGGGGGCAGCTGGGCGTATTCGGGGTGGATCGGGCAGACATGGTGGTTTTCGCCGACCGTGCCCTGTCCGTTGATGCCCAGTTCCAGGACGACGTTCAGATCGACGGCTTCAAGGATCGCGCGGCGCACCTCGACATTGTCGTAGGGCGCGTTGAGCTGGTTGAAACGCACCGCCAGCGTCGCGCCGGTCGTGGCATCGGAGCGTTCCCAGCCGACGGCCGAGAACAGATCGACGAATTCGCCGACCGTCTGGTAGGTCATGTCGAATTCACCGGCTTCGGCGGCCGCGAACCATGCCGCGGGATCGGTGCCGAGGTCGACGAAGGTGACATCGTCCAGATAGGCATTGCCCCAGTAGGCGTGATCGGGGGTGCGTTCCAGCCGGGCCGAGATGCCGACCTGGTAATCGGCGAACCGGTAGGCGCCGGTGCCCACGTTGTGATCGAGCGGGTTGGTGCCGATCAGGTCGCGGTGCTGGATGGCGGACGGGTAGTCGGCGATGCCGGGGATCAGCGTGATGTCGGGCGCGGGCAGGTTGATCTGCACGGTCAGGTCATCGACGACGACGATACCGCCCTCGCGCGCCTGCCCGGTATCCGCATCGACGAGCCCGCCCATGCGCGCGGCCATCGAGTTGCCCTCGACCGTGCTGTCGCACCAGCCGCGGAAATTGGCGGCCACGTCTTCGGCGGTGAAGGCATCGCCGTTGTTCCAGGTGACGCCGGGGCGCACGCGCAGCGTGTACTGGGTCACGTCGGCATTGGTTTCCCAGCCTTCGAGCAGTATGCCGCTGAAGCTGCCGTCGCGGTTGTATTCGACGAGGTATTCCAGAAGGCCGCGGGACACGTTGCCCATCTCGGACCAGTCATAGGTGCGCGGGTCCTTGAGCGCGAGCACTCCTTGCTGGATGCGCAGGCTGCCGCCCATCGGGGGCGTCGCGCGCTGTGCCATGGCGGGCTTGAGCCCGATCAGGCTGTAGGCGGCGGCGGCGCTGAGGCCCAGCGCGGTCGAACGCACGAGGAATTCGCGGCGGCTCAGTTGGCCCGCCTTGTATTCCCGTGCGTACATCTCGGCCGCAGGATGGCTGGCCGGACGCGCCGGTTTGGTGGGGTCGTTCATGTTTCGTCTCTCCCTGTGACGTCATGGGTCGTGTCGCGCGGAAAGGCCACGCGCGGTCTTGGAGCCGGCTGCAACCCTTGAGTGAACACGTCACCATTCCGCAGGGTTTCCGCACAGCCGTCAATCGCAAGTTGCGAAGGGTTATCGTTCATTTGCGACATCGACCGGTAGGAAAAACGACAAGGCCTTGAGGCGCAACCCCTTTTCGGCCTTTTTTGACGCAAGGGTCGCGCACACAATGCCAGGATCGTGCGCTCCGAGGCCGTTGTCCATCAGGCGCGATTGCGGGGCGCGCGGAATTCGGAGGGGGTGCGCCCGGTCGATTGCTGGAAGGCGCGGGTGAAATAGGCCGCCGAGGAAAAGCCCAATGTTTCGGCCACTTCGCGGGCCGGCATGTCGGTGTCGCGCAAGAGGCGGCGGGCTTCGTACATGATCCGTTCGGTCAGCAGGGCATGGGCCGGGCGGCCCGCGGCCTCGCGGCAGATGCGGCTGAGATGGGTGGGGGTGACCTGCAACGCCTCGGCGTAATCGGCGATGCCGCGCCCGCTGCGGAACCGGCTTTCCATCATGCTGCCGAACAATTCGGCAAGCCTATGGGTCTTTTCCCGCAAGATCGCGCCTTCGGCCCGCGTCAATTCGCGTTCCATCCAGGCGGAGACAAGCAGGCCGTAGCCTGTGACGGCACGGTCCATGGCGGGGGCTGCGGCCCCCAGTTCCCGTTCGATTCGTTCCAGGTGGCCGGTCAGGCTTGCCTGCGCCTCGATGCTGGAGATGCGCAGGTGGAAGGGGTCGGCGGGCAGGCCAAGCTCGGTCCCGGCAGGCAGGCAGAGTTCGATCCCCTGGATCTGGGCGGGCAGTTCCAGCGCCATCTGGGTTCCTGCCGGCACGAAGACGGCGGTGTTCGGCCCATAGCCGCGCGTCACGCAATTGACCGTGACCCGTCCCTGTCCGCGCGTGATCCAGTAGAGACGATGCAAACCGCGCCCGTGCAGCAGTTCGATCCGCCAGGGTTCCTGCATGCGCATCTTGCCCAGGGACAGGACACTGTAGGGGGGACGTGAGTCGTTCATGGCGCGAGGCTGGGGCGCGGGTGGCAAATTTGCAAGCGCGCCGCAGGGCTTTCGCGCCGATTGGCGAAAACGGGCCGGATTTGTGCAAGATCAGGGGGCGGGTTGCGCGATGCGGGTCCAGTTGCCCATGCGGGCGCGGAACCATGTGCGCTGGCGCTTGGCATATTGGCGGCTGGCGATGATCGCGGCCTCGCGGGCCTCGGCAAGCGTCATCTCGCCCCGCAGATGCGCGATCAATTCGGGGGCGCCGATGGCTTTTCGCGCGCCCCCGGCCTTGTCCCAAAGGGGCAGGATCGCGCGCGCCTCCTCCAATGCGCCTGCGGCGAGCATGGCGTCGAAGCGGCGCGTGATGCGAGCACTGAGCCAATCGCGGTCGGCGTCGATCAGAAACGGCAGGGCATGGTCGAGGGGCAGGGGCGGCGGCCCGGTATCGGCCTGCCAATCGGAAAAGGCGCGCCCGGTCGCATGCCACACTTCCCAAGCCCGGCGCAGGCGCGCGGGGTTTTGCGTGTCGATCCGGGCAAGAATGGCAGGATCGATGCGTTCCAGATCGGCGATGAGCGCGGGGGGATCGAGCGTATCGGCCCGCGCGCGGATATCGGCGGGTGTGGGGGGGATCTCGGCCAGGCCTTCGGTCAGGGCCCGGAAATACAGGCCGGTGCCGCCCACGATGATGGGGCGCGCGGGCCCCTCAAGCAGGGGGGTGAGCGCGCGCAGCCAATCGCCCACGGAATAGTCGCCGGTAAAGGGAACATGGCCATAAAGCGCATGGGGCGCGCGCGCCTCTTCCTCAACGCTGGGGCGGGCGGTCAGGATTCGCCAGCCGTCATAGACCTGCAGGGCATCGGCATTGACGATGACGCCGCCGCCCGCCTCGGCAATGGCCAGCGCCAGCGCGGATTTCCCCGAGGCCGTCGGCCCGGCGATCAGCACCGGCTGGGAGGGGGGGATGGTGGCGGGGTCGATCATGCGGCTCGATCTGGCGGGTTTGCGCTGCGGCACAAACGGAAGGGGCGTTGAACACCGTCCGCTTTTAGCCCATGGTCCGCCCCGCGCAACCGCACATCCAAACAGCCCCAAGGAGACCCAGATGCCGGACGACACCGAGACCTCGTTCGCGCCGCTCTACAGCCGCGTCATGCTCAAGATTTCCGGCGAGGCCTTGATGGGCGACCAGGGATTCGGCCTGCACCCGCCGACCGTCGAACGGATCGCGCGCGAGGTGAAATCGGTCCATGATCTGGGCGTCGAGATCTGCATGGTCATCGGGGGTGGCAACATCTTTCGCGGGCTTCAGGGCTCGGCGCAGGGGATGGAGCGGACGACGGCCGATTACATGGGGATGCTGGCGACCGTCATGAACGCGCTCGCCATGCAATCGGCGCTGGAAGGGATCGGGGTCTTTACCCGTGTGATCAGCGCCATCACCATGAACGAGGTGGCCGAGCCCTATATCCGCCGCCGCGCCGTGCGCCACCTCGAGAAAAAGCGCGTGTGCATTTTCGCGGCGGGCACCGGAAACCCCTATTTCACGACCGATACGGCGGCGACGCTGCGCGCCTCCGAGATGAATTGCCAGGCGATCTTCAAGGGCACCAAGGTCGACGGGGTCTATGACAAGGACCCCAAGAAACACGCCGATGCCAAGCGGTATGAAACGGTCACCTATGACGAGGTTCTGGCCCAGCACCTGGGCGTGATGGATGCCTCGGCCATTGCCCTGGCGCGGGAAAACGACCTGCCGATCATCGTCTTCAGCCTCGATGAGCCGGGCGGGTTCAAGGGTATTCTGGCAGGCCAGGGCACCTATACGCGGGTGTCCTGAGGGGCGGGCTGCGCACTTGGGTTCTGGAAACCCGGGGCGCGGCGCGCTATCACCGTCGCAAAAGGACCGAACGAAGGGCTATCCCCCATGGCAGAAGACGATCTGGATATCGACCTCGACGACCTGACGCGCCGGATGGATGGCGCGATAGCCGCGCTGCGCACGGAATTCGCCTCGCTCAGGACGGGGCGCGCGTCGGCGTCCATGCTGGAGCCGGTGATGG contains:
- a CDS encoding ABC transporter substrate-binding protein, whose protein sequence is MNDPTKPARPASHPAAEMYAREYKAGQLSRREFLVRSTALGLSAAAAYSLIGLKPAMAQRATPPMGGSLRIQQGVLALKDPRTYDWSEMGNVSRGLLEYLVEYNRDGSFSGILLEGWETNADVTQYTLRVRPGVTWNNGDAFTAEDVAANFRGWCDSTVEGNSMAARMGGLVDADTGQAREGGIVVVDDLTVQINLPAPDITLIPGIADYPSAIQHRDLIGTNPLDHNVGTGAYRFADYQVGISARLERTPDHAYWGNAYLDDVTFVDLGTDPAAWFAAAEAGEFDMTYQTVGEFVDLFSAVGWERSDATTGATLAVRFNQLNAPYDNVEVRRAILEAVDLNVVLELGINGQGTVGENHHVCPIHPEYAQLPPMTVDKAAAMARLQAAGHGDTELTLISLDDGLGRFTCDAVAAQMRDAGMTVTREVLPGSTFWNDWLSYPFSATEWNHRELGVQILNLAYRSGVAWNETAFSNAEFDSLLDQANGIQDADARREVMARLQQIMQEEAVTIVPYWRSLFRHYRPGVVNADMHPKFEINIHHLGLSA
- a CDS encoding AraC family transcriptional regulator: MNDSRPPYSVLSLGKMRMQEPWRIELLHGRGLHRLYWITRGQGRVTVNCVTRGYGPNTAVFVPAGTQMALELPAQIQGIELCLPAGTELGLPADPFHLRISSIEAQASLTGHLERIERELGAAAPAMDRAVTGYGLLVSAWMERELTRAEGAILREKTHRLAELFGSMMESRFRSGRGIADYAEALQVTPTHLSRICREAAGRPAHALLTERIMYEARRLLRDTDMPAREVAETLGFSSAAYFTRAFQQSTGRTPSEFRAPRNRA
- the miaA gene encoding tRNA (adenosine(37)-N6)-dimethylallyltransferase MiaA; translated protein: MIDPATIPPSQPVLIAGPTASGKSALALAIAEAGGGVIVNADALQVYDGWRILTARPSVEEEARAPHALYGHVPFTGDYSVGDWLRALTPLLEGPARPIIVGGTGLYFRALTEGLAEIPPTPADIRARADTLDPPALIADLERIDPAILARIDTQNPARLRRAWEVWHATGRAFSDWQADTGPPPLPLDHALPFLIDADRDWLSARITRRFDAMLAAGALEEARAILPLWDKAGGARKAIGAPELIAHLRGEMTLAEAREAAIIASRQYAKRQRTWFRARMGNWTRIAQPAP
- the pyrH gene encoding UMP kinase; amino-acid sequence: MPDDTETSFAPLYSRVMLKISGEALMGDQGFGLHPPTVERIAREVKSVHDLGVEICMVIGGGNIFRGLQGSAQGMERTTADYMGMLATVMNALAMQSALEGIGVFTRVISAITMNEVAEPYIRRRAVRHLEKKRVCIFAAGTGNPYFTTDTAATLRASEMNCQAIFKGTKVDGVYDKDPKKHADAKRYETVTYDEVLAQHLGVMDASAIALARENDLPIIVFSLDEPGGFKGILAGQGTYTRVS